A region from the Lolium perenne isolate Kyuss_39 chromosome 4, Kyuss_2.0, whole genome shotgun sequence genome encodes:
- the LOC127292877 gene encoding histone H2B.1-like, whose product MAPKAEKKPAAKKPVEDEPASDPAAKAPAAKKPKAGKSLPAGKTAAKDGVDKKSKKKAKKSVETYKIYIFKVLKQVHPDIGISSKAMSIMNSFINDIFEKLAGESAKLARYNKKPTITSREIQTSVRLVLPGELAKHAVSEGTKAVTKFTSS is encoded by the coding sequence ATGGCGCCCAAGGCCGAGAAGAAGCCGGCGGCGAAGAAGCCGGTCGAGGACGAACCAGCGTCTGACCCGGCCGCGAAGGCGCCGGCCGCGAAGAAGCCCAAGGCGGGGAAGAGCCTGCCGGCGGGCAAGACCGCCGCCAAGGACGGCGTCGACAAGAAGTCCAAGAAGAAGGCCAAGAAGAGCGTGGAGACGTACAAGATCTACATCTTCAAGGTGCTCAAGCAGGTCCACCCCGACATCGGCATCTCCTCCAAGGCCATGTCCATCATGAACTCCTTcatcaacgacatcttcgagaagctcgcCGGCGAGTCGGCCAAGCTCGCGCGCTACAACAAGAAGCCCACCATCACCTCCCGCGAGATCCAGACCTCGGTGCGCCTCGTCCTCCCCGGGGAGCTCGCCAAGCACGCCGTGTCTGAGGGCACCAAGGCCGTCACCAAGTTCACCTCCTCCTAG